The Kitasatospora paranensis genome has a window encoding:
- a CDS encoding PPC domain-containing protein, whose translation MLGDHQPEKAVSGSPLTYSGYKIWHLTDGSTFDFKNRPTCGYYLRSVTNGVADANLYSGTPVTTCQSGGNTVTVTSPGNRTTALGTAVSLQLNATDSAAGQTLSYTATGLPAGLSISGSGLVTGTPTTAGTSTVTVTATDTTGASGSTTFTWTVTNSGGGSTYTEAEPNDSTSAANNISALAFPLTLTGSMKSTSDRDYYALTLTNGQTVTVNCSIPTAYDADLYLLNSSGSTQTRSVNNGKGVAEALTYTAGSSGTYYIDLEAYSGSGSATYSCAVSKS comes from the coding sequence GTGCTCGGCGACCACCAGCCCGAGAAGGCCGTCTCCGGCAGCCCGCTCACCTACTCCGGCTACAAGATCTGGCACCTCACCGACGGCAGCACCTTCGACTTCAAGAACCGGCCCACCTGCGGCTACTACCTCAGGAGCGTCACCAACGGCGTCGCCGACGCCAACCTCTACAGCGGCACGCCGGTCACCACCTGCCAGAGCGGCGGCAACACCGTCACGGTCACCTCCCCCGGCAACCGGACCACCGCCCTCGGGACGGCCGTCAGCCTCCAGCTCAACGCGACCGACTCGGCGGCGGGCCAGACCCTTTCGTACACCGCGACCGGCCTGCCCGCCGGACTGTCCATCAGCGGCAGCGGCCTCGTCACCGGCACCCCGACCACCGCCGGGACCTCCACCGTCACCGTCACCGCCACCGACACCACCGGCGCCAGCGGCTCCACCACGTTCACCTGGACGGTCACCAACAGCGGCGGCGGCTCGACATACACCGAAGCCGAGCCGAACGACTCCACCAGCGCCGCCAACAACATCTCCGCACTCGCCTTCCCCCTCACGCTCACCGGAAGCATGAAGAGCACCTCCGACCGCGACTACTACGCCCTCACACTCACCAACGGTCAGACCGTCACCGTCAACTGCTCCATCCCGACGGCCTACGACGCCGACCTGTACCTCCTCAACTCCAGCGGCAGCACCCAGACCCGGTCCGTCAACAACGGCAAGGGCGTGGCCGAGGCACTCACCTACACAGCCGGCAGCTCCGGCACCTACTACATCGACCTGGAGGCCTACAGCGGCTCCGGAAGCGCGACCTACAGCTGCGCCGTCAGCAAGAGCTGA
- a CDS encoding MurR/RpiR family transcriptional regulator: MATGALAEEIRQRLGQCSPAERKVGRVLLAGWPAAGFETIATLADRAAVSAPTVIRFVNRLGYKGFPDFQTALRAELDERNASPLSLYASGSYADEAEGSAAGKAGPAGLLRHGSEVFTTAVGRTLAELTPHDVECAVQLLADPKRRITLAGGRFTHLLAQYLGLHLMQLRDDVRFLPDRPVERTAVLAALNRRDVLVVFDYRRYEDDKVTMADIVQERGGKTVLFTDTWLSPVASRAEVVLPSQVAAPSPYDSLVPTLAVVETVVAGILTTLAEPGHRRMQVGEDTAKRLGLA; the protein is encoded by the coding sequence ATGGCCACTGGCGCCCTCGCCGAAGAGATCCGCCAGCGGCTGGGCCAGTGCAGCCCCGCCGAACGCAAGGTCGGCCGGGTCCTCCTCGCGGGCTGGCCGGCAGCCGGCTTCGAGACCATCGCCACCCTCGCCGACCGTGCCGCCGTCAGCGCACCCACCGTCATCCGCTTCGTCAACCGCCTGGGCTACAAGGGCTTCCCGGACTTCCAGACCGCACTGCGCGCCGAACTCGACGAACGCAACGCCTCCCCGCTCTCCCTGTACGCAAGCGGCTCCTACGCCGACGAGGCCGAAGGGTCCGCCGCCGGAAAGGCCGGTCCTGCCGGGCTGTTGCGTCACGGCAGCGAGGTCTTCACCACCGCCGTCGGCCGCACCCTGGCGGAGCTGACCCCGCACGACGTGGAATGTGCCGTCCAACTGCTGGCGGACCCGAAGCGCAGGATCACTCTTGCCGGTGGCCGGTTCACCCATCTCCTCGCCCAGTACCTCGGACTGCACCTGATGCAACTGCGCGACGATGTGCGCTTCCTGCCGGACCGGCCGGTCGAGCGCACGGCGGTGCTGGCCGCGCTGAACCGCCGGGACGTCCTGGTGGTCTTCGACTACCGCCGCTACGAGGACGACAAGGTGACCATGGCCGACATCGTCCAGGAACGCGGCGGGAAGACCGTACTCTTCACCGACACCTGGCTCTCCCCGGTGGCCTCCCGGGCCGAGGTCGTGCTGCCCAGCCAGGTCGCCGCACCGTCGCCGTACGACAGCCTGGTGCCGACCCTGGCCGTGGTCGAAACCGTCGTGGCCGGCATCCTCACCACACTCGCCGAACCGGGCCACCGTCGCATGCAGGTGGGGGAGGACACCGCCAAGCGCCTCGGCCTGGCGTAG
- a CDS encoding M20/M25/M40 family metallo-hydrolase: MSANANQAPTTDRPRASAADLRAAAEAAMPSYLADLADLVAIDSGSYSPEGVNRVADWVERRLERIGFTTERIPARLPGGPCGDVLVGRLAGTLPAADGGARIVLVGHMDTVFEEGTAAARPFHTDGHLAHGPGVSDDKGGLLAGITAADLLVRQGRTAFAELVVLATPDEEIGSPASRPITERVAAGADYALALECARENGDLVVERKGVADLLVTVTGRAAHAGIEPERGANAALAAAHLVVDLQALNDRWPGVTLNVGVVRAGTRTNIVCPQAELQVEVRATTTAGLHTAITAIRQSAARTAVEGTTARVDQLDLCPPMENTPAAQRLLALARGAAADLGLDVNGASTGGVGDANLTSGLGIPTLDGLGPIGGADHTPRSGSTPPACPAASPCSRSSSTACARPDPDHRVRAAGGPHAPGPSAPSLSAPPPHPDGRPRMHRIPLSPRAGRAALALTAAVILTAAAVPAAWAHTEQDSGTLILVGGGLKDNNSEIYGEIITKAGGEGHARIGVLTAASVPESQDPNAGDPATCSNSACNGAYYADLFKQFGAADAQWIPIDIEHVDAADSDAVVAQVNSMTGFFFGGGDQYRYVTSLLHGAAHTDSKVLAAIRAKLAAGAVVSGSSAGAQIASGPDMVTGGDSYQALRDGSAPGYFDDATKLGYLPDGGFDFLRAGLLDTHTGTTGREGRAIRLAADTGQDRVFALDEDTAIEVENAGTRRESLRVLGSHGVSVLDLRNARTRQRDAGWSIDNVRYSYLTDGDRYNPLTWHAEPATGKTVLRADSATPVPSNNDVFYSVDNPEGTPYSFSGTARALTATTAQRTATATTYESAPTFQVTFTKTGATRAWTTDGHTAASLTELTIAIAPH; the protein is encoded by the coding sequence GTGAGCGCCAACGCCAACCAGGCGCCGACCACGGACCGCCCGCGGGCCAGCGCCGCCGACCTGCGGGCCGCTGCCGAGGCGGCCATGCCGTCCTACCTCGCGGACCTTGCCGACCTAGTCGCCATCGACTCCGGCTCCTACAGCCCCGAGGGTGTGAACCGGGTGGCCGACTGGGTCGAGCGGCGTCTGGAGCGCATCGGCTTCACCACTGAACGGATTCCCGCCCGCCTGCCCGGCGGACCGTGCGGCGACGTGCTCGTCGGCCGTCTCGCCGGCACACTGCCCGCCGCCGACGGTGGGGCCCGGATCGTTCTCGTCGGGCACATGGACACCGTCTTCGAGGAGGGCACCGCTGCGGCCCGCCCCTTCCACACGGACGGTCACCTGGCCCACGGGCCCGGCGTCAGCGACGACAAGGGAGGCCTGCTCGCCGGCATCACCGCCGCCGACCTCCTTGTCCGGCAGGGCCGGACCGCCTTCGCCGAACTGGTCGTCCTCGCCACCCCGGACGAGGAGATCGGCTCGCCCGCCAGCCGACCGATCACCGAACGTGTCGCCGCCGGAGCCGACTACGCCCTCGCGCTGGAGTGCGCCCGGGAGAACGGCGACCTTGTTGTCGAACGCAAGGGCGTCGCCGACCTCCTCGTGACGGTCACGGGACGCGCAGCCCATGCGGGCATCGAACCCGAGCGCGGCGCCAATGCCGCCCTTGCCGCCGCGCACCTTGTGGTCGACCTCCAGGCACTCAACGACCGCTGGCCCGGCGTCACCCTCAACGTCGGCGTCGTACGGGCCGGCACCCGCACCAACATCGTCTGCCCCCAGGCCGAATTGCAGGTCGAGGTTCGCGCCACGACCACAGCCGGCCTGCACACCGCGATCACTGCGATCCGGCAGTCCGCCGCCCGCACCGCGGTCGAGGGCACCACCGCCCGCGTCGACCAGCTCGACCTGTGCCCGCCGATGGAGAACACGCCAGCCGCGCAACGCCTGCTGGCCCTCGCCCGCGGGGCTGCCGCCGACCTCGGCCTCGACGTTAACGGCGCCTCCACCGGCGGCGTCGGCGACGCCAACCTCACCTCCGGCCTCGGCATCCCCACCCTGGACGGACTCGGCCCGATCGGCGGCGCCGACCACACCCCCAGGAGTGGCTCGACACCGCCAGCGTGCCCAGCCGCATCGCCCTGCTCGCGGTCCTCGTCGACCGCCTGCGCAAGGCCTGACCCCGACCACCGGGTGCGCGCCGCCGGCGGGCCGCACGCACCCGGCCCTTCCGCTCCATCCCTTTCGGCTCCACCCCCTCACCCCGACGGGAGACCCCGGATGCACCGAATCCCGCTTTCCCCGCGCGCAGGTCGCGCGGCCCTTGCCCTGACTGCCGCCGTCATCCTGACCGCGGCAGCCGTCCCGGCCGCCTGGGCCCACACCGAACAGGACAGTGGAACACTGATCCTCGTCGGCGGCGGCCTGAAGGACAACAACTCCGAGATCTACGGCGAGATCATCACCAAGGCCGGCGGCGAAGGCCACGCCCGCATCGGCGTCCTCACCGCCGCATCCGTCCCCGAGAGCCAGGACCCGAACGCCGGCGACCCGGCCACCTGCTCCAACTCGGCCTGCAACGGCGCCTACTACGCCGACCTGTTCAAGCAGTTCGGCGCCGCGGACGCCCAGTGGATCCCGATCGACATCGAGCACGTCGACGCTGCCGACTCCGACGCCGTGGTCGCACAGGTCAACTCCATGACCGGGTTCTTCTTCGGCGGCGGCGACCAGTACCGCTACGTCACCAGTCTCCTGCACGGCGCAGCGCACACCGACTCCAAAGTTCTCGCCGCGATCCGCGCGAAGCTGGCGGCGGGCGCCGTCGTCTCCGGTTCCAGCGCGGGTGCCCAGATCGCCTCCGGCCCGGACATGGTCACCGGCGGCGACAGCTACCAGGCCCTGCGGGACGGCTCCGCACCGGGCTACTTCGACGACGCCACCAAGCTCGGCTACCTTCCCGACGGTGGATTCGACTTCCTCCGGGCCGGCCTGCTCGACACCCACACCGGCACCACCGGCCGGGAGGGCCGGGCCATCCGGCTCGCCGCAGACACCGGCCAGGACCGGGTCTTCGCCCTCGACGAGGACACCGCCATCGAGGTCGAGAACGCCGGCACCCGCCGGGAGAGCCTGCGGGTCCTGGGCAGCCACGGCGTCTCCGTCCTCGACCTGAGGAATGCCCGCACCCGCCAGCGCGACGCGGGCTGGTCCATCGACAACGTCCGCTACAGCTACCTCACCGACGGCGACCGCTACAACCCCCTCACCTGGCACGCAGAACCCGCCACCGGGAAGACCGTCCTGCGCGCCGACTCAGCCACCCCCGTGCCCTCCAACAACGACGTCTTCTACTCCGTCGACAACCCCGAGGGCACCCCGTACTCGTTCTCCGGAACCGCTCGGGCCCTCACCGCCACGACGGCGCAGCGCACCGCCACCGCCACGACCTACGAGTCCGCCCCCACGTTCCAGGTCACGTTCACCAAGACCGGTGCCACCCGCGCCTGGACGACCGACGGACACACCGCGGCCTCGCTCACCGAACTGACCATCGCCATCGCCCCGCACTGA
- a CDS encoding amino acid ABC transporter ATP-binding protein: MVHAEGVRKHYGKLEVLKGIDLTVERGQVCCLLGPSGSGKSTFLRCINHLEKVDGGRLTVDGDLVGYRQAGNRLHELRETEVAERRREIGMVFQRFNLFPHMTALENIIEAPVRVNGVNKSDARAEAQRLLDRVGLGDRADHYPSQLSGGQQQRVAIARALAMKPKLMLFDEPTSALDPELVGDVLDVMRDLASEGMTMVVVTHEIGFAREVGDTAVFMDDGVVVEAGDPRTVLVNPEQERTKAFLSKVL; the protein is encoded by the coding sequence ATGGTGCACGCCGAGGGCGTGCGCAAGCACTACGGGAAGCTCGAGGTCCTCAAGGGCATCGACCTCACCGTCGAACGCGGCCAGGTCTGCTGCCTGCTCGGCCCCTCCGGCTCCGGCAAGTCGACCTTCCTGCGCTGCATCAACCACCTGGAGAAGGTCGACGGCGGCCGCCTGACCGTCGACGGCGACCTCGTCGGCTACCGCCAGGCCGGCAACCGGCTCCACGAGCTCCGCGAGACCGAGGTCGCCGAACGCCGCCGCGAGATCGGCATGGTCTTCCAGCGCTTCAACCTCTTCCCCCACATGACCGCCCTCGAGAACATCATCGAGGCTCCCGTCCGGGTGAACGGCGTCAACAAGAGCGATGCCCGTGCTGAGGCCCAGCGCCTGCTGGACCGGGTCGGCCTCGGCGACCGCGCAGACCACTACCCGTCCCAGCTGTCCGGCGGCCAGCAGCAGCGCGTCGCGATCGCCCGGGCGCTGGCGATGAAGCCCAAGCTGATGCTCTTCGACGAGCCGACCTCCGCGCTCGACCCGGAACTCGTCGGCGACGTCCTGGATGTCATGCGGGACCTCGCCTCCGAGGGCATGACGATGGTCGTGGTCACCCACGAGATCGGCTTCGCCCGCGAGGTCGGCGACACCGCCGTCTTCATGGACGACGGCGTCGTCGTCGAGGCCGGCGACCCCCGCACCGTCCTGGTGAACCCGGAGCAGGAGCGCACCAAGGCGTTCCTGTCCAAGGTCCTGTGA
- a CDS encoding ABC transporter permease subunit (The N-terminal region of this protein, as described by TIGR01726, is a three transmembrane segment that identifies a subfamily of ABC transporter permease subunits, which specificities that include histidine, arginine, glutamine, glutamate, L-cystine (sic), the opines (in Agrobacterium) octopine and nopaline, etc.): MAPTTHQATTAPAGEAAADRLIAVPVRHWGRWIAAALALLSLVGLVGSLAKNPNLHWDVVGHYLFADLIFEGLVTTLWLTVAAMAIGLGLGTLVAVMRLSNNSVLYGFSSLFVWLFRGTPLLVQIIFWAYAAALYKHLMIGIPFTTVTFVQFDTNSLLTPSIAALLALGLNEAAYASEIVRAGIQSVDPGQAEAAHSSA, from the coding sequence ATGGCACCCACCACCCACCAAGCCACGACGGCGCCCGCGGGCGAAGCCGCCGCCGATCGACTGATCGCCGTCCCCGTGCGGCACTGGGGACGCTGGATCGCCGCTGCCCTCGCCCTGCTCTCCCTGGTCGGACTCGTCGGCTCGCTCGCCAAGAATCCGAACCTGCACTGGGACGTGGTCGGCCACTACCTGTTCGCGGACCTGATCTTCGAGGGTCTGGTCACCACCCTGTGGCTCACCGTCGCCGCGATGGCGATCGGCCTCGGCCTCGGCACGCTCGTCGCCGTGATGAGGCTCTCGAACAACTCGGTGCTTTACGGATTCTCCTCACTGTTCGTCTGGCTCTTCCGCGGCACGCCGCTCCTGGTGCAGATCATCTTCTGGGCGTACGCCGCCGCCCTCTACAAGCACCTGATGATCGGCATCCCGTTCACCACCGTCACCTTCGTGCAGTTCGACACCAACAGCCTGCTCACCCCCTCGATCGCCGCCCTGCTCGCACTCGGACTCAACGAGGCCGCCTATGCCTCCGAGATCGTCCGCGCCGGCATCCAGTCCGTCGACCCGGGCCAGGCCGAGGCCGCACACTCCTCGGCATGA
- a CDS encoding ABC transporter substrate-binding protein, with product MTVAGIEVRPDAALHAGLPDAVKKAGRVRVATDIPYPPFEMYVSEGSKEMTGLDYDLGQAIGAKLGVRFEFQAQKFEGIVPAIQAGKYDAAISAITDNKDREQVVDFVDYSASGTGLMVAKGNPEKIVTLDDLCGRSVAVQTGTNQQKLLEKHQDACRTTNRGPIHIQAFPKDSDAQLALRSGKAVADVLTKPAAGWTAKTADGGASFEVVDDPAAAGGYNASPNGIAIAKNLPQLTDAVQKALQELIDDGSLAKIYDKYGVASIAVKQATRNGAVD from the coding sequence GTGACCGTCGCAGGCATCGAGGTCCGGCCGGACGCGGCCCTGCACGCCGGTCTCCCGGATGCTGTGAAGAAGGCCGGCAGGGTGCGGGTCGCCACCGACATCCCCTACCCGCCGTTCGAGATGTACGTCTCGGAGGGCAGTAAGGAGATGACCGGCCTCGACTACGACCTGGGCCAGGCCATCGGCGCGAAGCTCGGCGTGAGGTTCGAGTTCCAGGCGCAGAAGTTCGAGGGCATCGTGCCGGCCATCCAGGCGGGCAAGTACGACGCCGCGATCAGCGCCATCACCGACAACAAGGACCGCGAGCAGGTTGTCGACTTCGTCGACTACTCGGCCTCCGGGACAGGCCTGATGGTGGCGAAGGGCAACCCCGAGAAGATCGTGACCCTGGACGACCTGTGCGGCCGCAGCGTCGCGGTGCAGACCGGCACCAACCAGCAGAAGCTGCTGGAGAAGCATCAGGACGCCTGCCGTACCACCAATCGCGGGCCGATCCACATCCAGGCGTTCCCCAAGGACTCCGACGCCCAGCTCGCCCTGCGCTCCGGCAAGGCCGTCGCCGATGTGCTCACCAAGCCCGCGGCCGGCTGGACGGCGAAGACCGCCGACGGCGGTGCCTCCTTCGAGGTCGTCGACGACCCCGCAGCGGCCGGCGGCTACAACGCCTCCCCGAACGGGATCGCGATCGCCAAGAACCTCCCGCAGCTCACTGACGCGGTGCAGAAGGCGCTCCAGGAGCTGATCGACGACGGCTCCCTCGCCAAGATCTACGACAAGTACGGCGTCGCCTCCATCGCCGTGAAGCAGGCCACCAGGAACGGCGCGGTGGACTGA
- a CDS encoding ABC transporter substrate-binding protein produces the protein MSVQGIAISASPELAAKLPADIRKAAVIRVASDVPYPPFEMYESEGSKKIVGIDVDLGAAVGARLGIRFDFQAQKFDGILPAIQAGKFDAVMSAMTDKKEREKAVDFVDYINAGPGWLVKKGNPDGIKVVTDVCGKAVSVQTGTNHQKILDQRQELCKSQGKPPITVMAFPKDSEAQLALRSGKVVADFLDEVTAVYVSETAEGGTVFDAVTGREAVGETSASPIGIGVSKSASGLKEAIQGALQSLMDDGTYGKILAARHLPGIAIPKATINGALD, from the coding sequence GTGTCCGTCCAGGGCATCGCGATCAGCGCCTCGCCCGAGCTCGCCGCCAAGCTGCCGGCCGACATCAGGAAGGCGGCCGTCATCCGGGTGGCCTCGGACGTCCCGTACCCGCCGTTCGAGATGTACGAGAGCGAGGGCAGCAAGAAGATCGTCGGCATCGACGTCGATCTCGGCGCCGCCGTCGGAGCCCGCCTCGGCATCAGGTTCGACTTCCAGGCCCAGAAGTTCGACGGGATCCTCCCGGCGATCCAGGCCGGGAAATTCGACGCTGTCATGTCGGCCATGACCGACAAGAAGGAACGCGAGAAGGCCGTGGACTTCGTCGACTACATCAACGCCGGCCCTGGATGGCTCGTCAAGAAGGGCAACCCGGACGGGATCAAGGTCGTCACCGACGTGTGCGGCAAGGCCGTCTCGGTGCAGACCGGCACCAACCACCAGAAGATCCTCGACCAGCGCCAGGAGCTCTGCAAGTCCCAGGGCAAGCCTCCGATCACCGTGATGGCCTTCCCGAAGGACTCCGAGGCGCAGCTCGCCCTGCGCAGCGGGAAGGTGGTGGCGGACTTCCTGGACGAGGTGACGGCGGTCTACGTCTCCGAGACCGCGGAGGGAGGCACCGTCTTCGACGCCGTGACCGGCCGGGAGGCGGTCGGCGAGACCAGCGCCTCCCCCATCGGAATCGGCGTCTCGAAGAGTGCCTCCGGCCTCAAGGAGGCCATCCAGGGCGCCTTGCAGTCCCTGATGGACGACGGCACATACGGCAAGATCCTGGCCGCCCGGCACCTGCCCGGCATCGCGATCCCCAAGGCGACGATCAACGGCGCCCTGGACTGA
- a CDS encoding Type 1 glutamine amidotransferase-like domain-containing protein: protein MTRAVDAVRGGSGTIDVVVLAASTASGSPTPECDVIIGLPNVNSCTTDVLTATQDASNAQVNTDVRNAEFVYFAGGNQCNYVHWKGTPLQASVQSVVNKGGGVGGGSAGHHVNSAIVYDACTASTDSATALANPYDRSITFTTGMFNWPNYADTINDSHFVTRDRMGRTMAFVARAIKDGLTTGGKAWGVGVEEGGSLFIDNNGLATLYGQDAYVVLGDHQPEQAASGKPLTYSNYKIWRISPGATYDFKNRPTCGYYTRSVTNGVADSNLYAGTPVC from the coding sequence ATGACCCGAGCGGTGGACGCAGTACGCGGCGGCAGCGGCACCATCGACGTCGTCGTCCTGGCAGCCTCCACCGCCTCGGGCAGTCCCACCCCCGAGTGCGATGTCATCATCGGCCTCCCGAACGTCAACTCCTGCACCACAGACGTGCTCACCGCCACCCAGGACGCCTCCAACGCCCAGGTGAACACGGACGTGCGGAACGCAGAGTTCGTGTACTTCGCCGGCGGAAACCAGTGCAACTACGTGCACTGGAAGGGAACTCCCCTGCAAGCTTCCGTTCAGTCGGTGGTGAACAAGGGCGGCGGCGTCGGCGGCGGGAGTGCGGGCCACCACGTCAACAGCGCCATCGTCTACGACGCGTGCACGGCAAGCACCGACTCCGCCACCGCGCTCGCGAACCCCTACGACCGCAGCATCACCTTCACCACCGGCATGTTCAACTGGCCCAACTATGCCGACACGATCAACGATTCACACTTCGTCACAAGGGATCGGATGGGTCGCACCATGGCCTTCGTCGCCCGGGCCATCAAGGACGGCCTGACCACCGGCGGCAAGGCATGGGGCGTAGGCGTGGAGGAAGGCGGCTCCCTGTTCATCGACAACAACGGCCTGGCCACCCTCTACGGCCAGGACGCCTACGTGGTCCTGGGCGACCACCAGCCTGAGCAGGCCGCGTCCGGCAAGCCCCTGACCTACTCGAACTACAAGATCTGGCGGATCAGCCCCGGCGCCACCTACGACTTCAAGAACCGCCCCACCTGCGGCTACTACACCCGCAGCGTGACCAACGGCGTCGCAGACAGCAACCTGTACGCAGGCACCCCGGTCTGCTGA
- a CDS encoding Gfo/Idh/MocA family oxidoreductase, with protein sequence MTPANQHRTGPMGVAVVGCGTISDQYLTNLTAFPDLRVLICADLAPERARTQAEAYGVPAWGGVAEALAHPDVELVVNLTVPAAHAEVGRAAIEAGKHVWNEKPLTADTAGARELLKEAEAAGLRVGGAPDTFLGAGLQSALRLISSGTIGAPLTALSLMQIPGPESWHPAPEFLYRAGGGPLFDMGPYYLTALVAAFGPVRRVSAVGSRSRDRRTIGSGPRAGTEFDVTVPTHVSALLEFAEGGSATTVFSFESPQLRLGFVEVTGTDATLVLPDPNHFDGPSRIEDGGPGRQVAATGTTAGRGTGVLDMARAIRSGEPHRATGELALHVLAVMEAVEAAVDTGSPVEVAIGAPSPQALPEDWDPYETTLRT encoded by the coding sequence ATGACCCCCGCGAACCAGCACCGTACCGGTCCGATGGGCGTCGCCGTCGTCGGCTGCGGCACCATCAGCGACCAGTACCTGACCAACCTGACGGCCTTCCCCGACCTGCGGGTGCTCATCTGCGCCGACCTCGCCCCGGAGCGCGCCCGCACCCAGGCCGAGGCGTACGGCGTCCCCGCCTGGGGTGGCGTCGCGGAGGCGCTCGCCCACCCGGACGTCGAACTGGTCGTCAACCTGACGGTCCCCGCCGCGCACGCCGAGGTCGGCCGGGCCGCCATCGAAGCGGGCAAGCACGTATGGAACGAGAAGCCACTGACAGCAGACACGGCCGGTGCCCGCGAGCTGCTCAAGGAGGCAGAGGCCGCGGGCCTGCGGGTCGGCGGAGCGCCGGACACCTTCCTCGGCGCCGGTCTGCAGAGTGCGCTGCGCCTGATCAGCTCCGGCACGATCGGTGCGCCGCTGACCGCGCTCAGCCTGATGCAGATCCCCGGCCCGGAGTCGTGGCACCCCGCCCCCGAGTTCCTCTACCGCGCGGGCGGCGGCCCGCTGTTCGACATGGGCCCGTACTACCTGACAGCCTTGGTCGCGGCCTTCGGCCCTGTCCGCCGGGTCAGCGCCGTCGGCTCCCGCTCCCGGGACCGCCGCACGATCGGGTCCGGCCCTCGGGCGGGTACCGAGTTCGACGTCACCGTGCCGACTCACGTCTCGGCGCTGCTGGAGTTCGCGGAGGGCGGCTCGGCCACCACGGTCTTCAGCTTCGAGTCCCCGCAGCTGCGGCTTGGGTTCGTCGAGGTCACCGGCACGGACGCCACCCTCGTCCTGCCCGACCCCAACCACTTCGACGGGCCTTCGCGGATCGAGGATGGTGGCCCCGGTCGCCAGGTCGCGGCCACCGGCACCACGGCGGGGCGCGGCACTGGCGTCCTGGACATGGCCCGTGCGATCCGCTCCGGCGAGCCGCACCGGGCGACCGGCGAACTGGCTCTGCACGTCCTCGCCGTGATGGAGGCGGTTGAGGCCGCCGTGGACACCGGCTCGCCCGTCGAGGTGGCGATCGGCGCCCCGTCGCCGCAGGCCCTTCCCGAGGACTGGGACCCGTACGAGACCACCCTCCGTACCTGA
- a CDS encoding sugar phosphate isomerase/epimerase, with protein sequence MTATTPLAVQLYGLEKAVTADRRDTLRRLAAMGYSGVEPYDVLTDPHRLRADLDEFGLRACSAHAWITGDQQAEILKALPVVGADTVILPYAAPERFADRDAVAALAGELNAAVRAAAEHGIRVGYHNHEFELSTLLDGVPALEVLADLLNPAAVLEVDTYWAAAGGQDVPALLGRLGDRVRLLHVKDGPITVDREQPNTAVGAGRMPVPAVLAAAPAAEWHIVELDQCAGDVFDAMAQSHTYLTTEGVR encoded by the coding sequence GTGACCGCAACCACCCCGCTGGCCGTCCAGCTCTACGGCCTGGAGAAGGCCGTGACCGCCGACCGGCGCGACACCCTGCGCCGGCTCGCCGCCATGGGCTACTCCGGCGTCGAACCGTACGACGTGCTCACCGACCCGCACCGACTGCGTGCCGACCTCGACGAGTTCGGCCTGCGAGCGTGCAGCGCGCACGCCTGGATCACCGGCGACCAGCAGGCCGAGATCCTCAAGGCGCTGCCCGTGGTCGGCGCCGACACCGTGATCCTGCCCTACGCCGCCCCCGAGCGGTTCGCCGACCGCGATGCGGTCGCCGCCCTCGCCGGCGAGCTCAATGCCGCCGTCCGGGCCGCCGCCGAGCACGGCATTCGGGTCGGCTACCACAACCACGAGTTCGAGCTGTCCACGCTGCTCGACGGCGTCCCCGCGCTGGAGGTGCTCGCCGACCTGCTGAACCCGGCCGCGGTCCTGGAGGTCGACACCTACTGGGCCGCCGCCGGGGGCCAGGACGTGCCTGCCCTGCTCGGCCGCCTCGGCGACCGGGTCCGCCTGCTGCACGTCAAGGACGGCCCGATCACCGTCGACCGGGAGCAGCCGAACACCGCGGTCGGCGCTGGCCGGATGCCTGTCCCCGCGGTCCTCGCCGCCGCGCCCGCCGCCGAGTGGCACATCGTCGAACTCGACCAGTGTGCTGGGGACGTGTTCGACGCCATGGCGCAGAGCCACACCTACCTCACCACGGAGGGCGTGCGATGA